From a region of the Methanolobus tindarius DSM 2278 genome:
- a CDS encoding DUF2240 family protein, whose product MDELMLVAATPFKRNNKKSLSIKDFEFVLSFDMKWMAPDAASKIRDKAIGAHLLKFEGAELIPAFDISKIEIPHGFKPSGSLFQERSIIEDIIAMIVASCGKNTKDTIVMINKKQEELGDLVDIEVAGLLVAREIGCNIDSIYDRVFDKVFRTGEKST is encoded by the coding sequence ATGGACGAGCTGATGCTTGTTGCAGCAACCCCTTTCAAAAGAAATAATAAAAAATCCCTGTCAATTAAGGATTTTGAATTCGTGCTGTCCTTTGATATGAAATGGATGGCACCTGACGCTGCATCTAAAATAAGGGATAAAGCAATAGGGGCACACTTACTAAAGTTTGAAGGGGCAGAACTGATTCCTGCATTTGATATTTCAAAAATAGAGATACCTCATGGATTCAAACCTTCTGGTTCTTTGTTTCAGGAAAGATCAATAATAGAAGACATTATTGCCATGATCGTTGCCAGCTGCGGAAAGAATACTAAAGACACTATAGTAATGATCAATAAGAAGCAGGAGGAGCTTGGAGACCTTGTTGACATAGAGGTAGCAGGACTTCTGGTTGCAAGAGAAATTGGATGCAATATTGATTCTATTTATGACCGTGTTTTTGATAAAGTATTTAGAACCGGGGAAAAATCCACATAA
- the serA gene encoding phosphoglycerate dehydrogenase, giving the protein MKVLVSDPLSEQGLTILQQHFTVDVITKLSEEELVEKIPEYDALVIRSGTQVTRKVIEAADKMKIVGRAGVGVDNVDVEAATEKGIIVVNAPEGNMLSAAEHTIAMMMALARNVPQADASLKSKKWERSKFMGVEVNGKTLGVIGLGRIGAEVAKRAQGMNMNILAYDPFVSDERAKEMGVKMMSVQEIAKEADFITVHTPLTKDTRNIIDTEEFGMMKSNARIINCARGGIINEEALAEALNSERIAGAAIDVFTSEPPFDGPLIDCKNIIVTPHLGASTKEAQINVAVSVAEEVVAVLNGGTAKNAINIPSVKPELMTMLAPYIQLAETMSNACAQLLGKNYEKISISYNGDIAEKDTRPVTVAAIKGMLQVALGSAVNYVNAGALAKSRKVEVIESKSETTEEFSSTIKIEVTMGDEKVSIGGTVVGGKGKIIIVNGEHVDIVPAGHMIVAKHVNKPNVIGPCCLVLGKNDINISGMQVGRAEIGGTTIMVLNVDSEVPEGILKEMRAVEGIIDAKLIKL; this is encoded by the coding sequence ATGAAAGTACTAGTCAGTGATCCATTATCAGAACAGGGATTAACAATACTTCAGCAGCATTTCACAGTTGATGTTATTACAAAACTTTCCGAAGAGGAACTTGTTGAGAAAATACCGGAATATGACGCGCTTGTCATAAGAAGCGGAACACAGGTTACAAGAAAGGTCATCGAGGCTGCCGACAAGATGAAGATAGTAGGCAGGGCAGGCGTTGGTGTAGACAATGTTGATGTAGAAGCAGCAACAGAGAAGGGAATAATAGTAGTCAATGCGCCTGAAGGTAACATGCTTTCTGCCGCAGAGCATACCATTGCCATGATGATGGCACTTGCAAGGAATGTGCCACAGGCTGATGCATCCCTCAAATCCAAAAAGTGGGAACGCAGCAAATTCATGGGAGTTGAAGTCAATGGAAAGACCCTTGGTGTAATCGGACTTGGACGTATTGGTGCTGAGGTTGCCAAAAGAGCACAGGGAATGAATATGAATATCCTTGCATACGATCCTTTTGTCTCAGATGAGAGAGCAAAGGAGATGGGTGTAAAGATGATGTCCGTTCAGGAAATCGCAAAAGAAGCTGATTTCATTACAGTTCACACACCACTTACAAAAGATACCAGAAATATCATCGATACTGAAGAATTTGGCATGATGAAAAGCAACGCAAGAATCATCAATTGTGCGCGTGGAGGTATCATTAATGAAGAAGCTCTTGCAGAAGCTCTTAACAGTGAGAGAATAGCAGGTGCAGCAATAGATGTTTTCACCAGTGAACCACCGTTTGACGGACCACTTATTGACTGTAAGAACATTATAGTTACTCCGCATCTGGGCGCTTCAACTAAGGAAGCACAGATAAATGTGGCTGTTTCCGTTGCAGAAGAAGTTGTGGCTGTACTTAACGGAGGAACTGCAAAGAATGCAATTAACATTCCTTCCGTAAAACCAGAACTTATGACAATGCTTGCTCCTTATATCCAGCTTGCTGAGACAATGAGCAATGCATGTGCGCAACTCCTCGGTAAAAACTACGAGAAGATTTCAATATCATATAACGGCGACATTGCTGAGAAAGATACAAGACCTGTAACTGTGGCTGCTATTAAAGGAATGCTTCAGGTTGCACTCGGTTCTGCAGTAAACTATGTGAACGCAGGCGCCCTTGCCAAGTCCAGGAAAGTTGAAGTTATTGAAAGCAAATCCGAAACCACAGAAGAGTTCAGCTCCACAATAAAGATAGAAGTCACTATGGGTGATGAGAAAGTATCTATTGGTGGTACTGTTGTTGGTGGTAAAGGAAAGATTATCATTGTCAATGGAGAGCATGTAGATATTGTGCCGGCAGGACATATGATTGTTGCAAAACACGTTAACAAACCAAATGTCATCGGACCATGCTGCCTTGTACTTGGAAAGAATGACATTAATATATCCGGTATGCAGGTAGGAAGAGCTGAAATAGGAGGAACTACCATAATGGTGCTTAATGTTGATTCAGAAGTACCTGAGGGTATATTGAAAGAGATGAGAGCGGTTGAAGGAATTATCGATGCTAAGCTCATCAAATTATAA
- a CDS encoding 50S ribosomal protein L18e translates to MSKTTNVKIQRKTNPRTPVLIAALKEGSRLNEVAIWRDVAKRLEKPGKNYAQVNLSKINRYAKDGETVLIAGKVLGAGLLEKEVTVVAYNFSATAMDKIAEVGGKCLTIEQIMEENPKGSGIKILQ, encoded by the coding sequence ATGAGCAAGACTACAAACGTAAAAATCCAAAGAAAGACAAACCCTCGTACTCCTGTGCTCATTGCAGCACTGAAGGAAGGGTCACGCCTGAACGAAGTCGCAATCTGGAGAGATGTGGCTAAGAGGCTGGAAAAACCTGGCAAGAATTATGCACAGGTAAACCTCAGTAAGATCAACAGGTACGCAAAGGATGGAGAAACTGTCCTTATTGCAGGAAAAGTACTTGGTGCAGGACTCCTTGAAAAGGAAGTCACCGTTGTTGCATACAACTTCAGCGCAACTGCAATGGACAAGATCGCAGAGGTTGGTGGCAAATGCCTGACCATTGAACAGATCATGGAAGAGAACCCAAAGGGTTCAGGTATCAAGATCTTGCAGTAG
- a CDS encoding ATP-binding protein, with the protein MRKDVSIILISICFGLTFLIADTYIAHLLFSVNILPFSIEEKETFYDFYVRSFVFLGFLLFGMTVSKMAQKCHFAENELLSQLRFENLVAEISSNFIGKKSEDIDNAIKQSLKKMADFADADRSYLILLSLEPDSNDTVYQWHTNNDDNRKIYNYPGRDFPWWMEKMASPEIVHIPDTSKLPPSASKEKTVLQEECIESVLSIPLQSDGKMIGFLGFDTIGRKKQWPQNYIKLMRVVGDIFIDSIERKKAEESILMHRERLSRAQEISHVGSWEVDMRTKKHFWSDEMYHLMGYSPDEINIGREHYYERMHPEDREAFTSCVELALSIPGYKFDIKTRFIKKNGSICILHSLGEVTWDSEGRQMLFQGTTQDITEISLAQEDLQRKNRNLVILQSTAMIAASSMEMEDFLRDILKEINSYVGCSAGSVYLFNSTEHSFNLCSSTGFRDKIVERLDCLKEDDPLFKLIPDAKKTWITGKVDEIEGCLKWIINSECIGKLVYIPIMARENLVGVILLLPDQDTVISKSDLNILGNVGRQIGITVENIRLLNETRNAYEELKSLDRMKDEFVANITHELKTPLISIKGYSEVIYEGLLGELEDKQKQCMKIIVSNSERLERLIESLLNMNSLYFEKYHVLSPIYLKDVMENAITSLSMKTEEKEISIIKDCPADMHLVYGNCEFLKYLFVYILDNAVKFSSKGSKVIIKITESEADAHIAVTDHGIGIPGSCMDRIFDRFYQVDGSATRIYGGNGLGLYLSKNIVELHSGAIEIESEEGVGTTVHITIPLFNPDIHDSE; encoded by the coding sequence ATGAGAAAAGACGTAAGTATAATCCTGATTTCAATATGTTTCGGTCTGACATTTTTAATTGCAGATACTTACATAGCCCATCTACTCTTTTCCGTGAATATACTGCCTTTTTCAATTGAAGAAAAAGAGACTTTTTATGACTTTTACGTCAGATCCTTTGTATTTCTTGGTTTTCTTCTTTTTGGGATGACAGTTTCAAAAATGGCTCAGAAATGTCATTTTGCAGAAAATGAACTCCTGTCCCAGTTAAGGTTTGAAAACCTTGTTGCAGAGATTTCTTCAAACTTCATTGGAAAGAAATCAGAAGATATTGATAATGCTATTAAGCAGTCACTTAAAAAAATGGCAGACTTTGCAGATGCTGATCGCAGTTATCTAATATTACTGTCCCTGGAACCGGACTCCAATGATACGGTATATCAATGGCACACTAATAATGATGACAATAGAAAAATTTACAATTACCCTGGTCGCGATTTTCCATGGTGGATGGAAAAAATGGCCAGTCCCGAGATTGTCCATATACCCGATACATCTAAATTACCACCTTCTGCCAGTAAGGAAAAAACAGTATTGCAGGAGGAATGCATAGAATCCGTACTTTCCATACCTTTACAGTCAGATGGGAAAATGATTGGTTTTCTTGGATTTGATACCATTGGGCGAAAAAAACAATGGCCACAGAATTATATAAAGCTCATGAGAGTTGTCGGGGATATTTTTATCGACAGTATCGAACGAAAAAAAGCAGAAGAATCTATACTTATGCATCGTGAAAGGCTGTCAAGGGCTCAGGAAATTTCGCATGTGGGAAGCTGGGAGGTAGACATGCGTACAAAGAAACATTTCTGGTCAGACGAAATGTATCACTTAATGGGTTACTCTCCTGATGAAATAAACATTGGAAGAGAACACTATTATGAAAGAATGCACCCGGAAGACAGGGAAGCTTTCACTTCATGCGTAGAACTGGCACTTTCCATACCCGGATACAAATTTGACATTAAAACCAGGTTTATAAAAAAAAATGGAAGCATCTGTATCCTGCATTCTCTTGGTGAAGTTACATGGGACAGTGAAGGTAGGCAAATGCTTTTCCAGGGAACAACCCAGGATATAACAGAAATATCCCTTGCACAGGAAGATTTACAAAGAAAAAACCGCAATCTTGTGATACTCCAGTCCACAGCCATGATAGCTGCAAGCTCAATGGAAATGGAGGATTTCCTCAGGGATATTCTTAAAGAAATAAACTCATACGTTGGATGTTCTGCAGGTTCTGTTTATCTTTTTAATTCCACTGAGCACAGTTTTAATCTATGCTCTTCTACAGGTTTCAGGGATAAGATTGTAGAAAGATTAGATTGCTTAAAGGAAGATGATCCTCTGTTCAAACTGATTCCGGACGCCAAGAAAACATGGATTACGGGAAAAGTTGATGAGATAGAGGGATGCCTGAAATGGATCATCAATTCCGAATGCATCGGCAAACTGGTTTATATCCCTATTATGGCCCGTGAGAACCTTGTAGGTGTTATTTTATTACTGCCTGATCAGGATACTGTTATCTCAAAATCTGATCTTAACATACTGGGTAATGTGGGTCGCCAGATAGGTATAACTGTGGAGAATATACGTCTTCTTAACGAGACTCGCAACGCCTATGAGGAATTGAAATCACTTGATAGGATGAAAGATGAGTTTGTTGCCAATATTACTCATGAACTAAAAACCCCTCTCATATCCATAAAAGGGTATAGTGAAGTAATATATGAGGGTCTTCTGGGTGAGCTGGAAGACAAGCAGAAGCAGTGTATGAAGATTATTGTTTCCAATTCCGAACGTCTGGAAAGGCTGATAGAATCATTACTTAATATGAATTCCCTGTATTTTGAAAAATATCATGTGCTGTCACCTATATACCTGAAAGATGTCATGGAAAATGCAATTACAAGCCTTTCAATGAAAACTGAGGAAAAAGAGATCAGTATCATTAAAGACTGTCCGGCTGACATGCATCTTGTTTACGGAAATTGTGAATTCCTGAAATACCTTTTTGTTTACATTCTCGACAATGCTGTCAAATTCTCTTCAAAAGGGTCTAAAGTCATCATTAAGATAACTGAATCAGAGGCAGATGCTCATATAGCTGTAACTGACCATGGAATAGGTATCCCCGGCTCATGTATGGATAGGATATTTGACAGGTTTTATCAGGTAGACGGGTCAGCCACTCGTATTTATGGCGGAAATGGCCTTGGTCTTTATCTTTCAAAAAATATTGTGGAATTACATTCCGGAGCAATAGAAATTGAAAGTGAAGAAGGAGTGGGGACAACAGTGCACATCACCATTCCCCTGTTCAATCCTGATATCCACGATTCTGAATGA